In one window of Verrucomicrobiota bacterium DNA:
- a CDS encoding cytochrome c, giving the protein MRYFLAGLILLAAAVVGVAGFRGGLSRRPPIEVFPDMDRQPKLRPQTDASFFGDGLSSRLHVSGTVARGAPYEDLPVNTGMVTGTTNFVASIPVEVNAGMMARGRERYDIYCAPCHGVAGDGKGITTKYGMAIIANLHDKRIAEMSDGELFSIITHGKNNMGSYAATVPIPDRWAIIAYTRALQRSRLALIDEVPPAARAVLKK; this is encoded by the coding sequence ATGCGCTACTTCCTCGCTGGATTGATCTTGTTGGCGGCCGCCGTCGTCGGCGTCGCCGGATTCCGCGGCGGCCTGTCCCGCCGCCCGCCCATCGAAGTTTTTCCGGACATGGACCGCCAGCCGAAGTTACGGCCCCAGACGGATGCCTCGTTTTTCGGAGACGGATTGAGTTCGCGTCTTCACGTTTCGGGCACGGTGGCCCGAGGCGCGCCCTATGAAGACCTGCCCGTCAACACCGGAATGGTCACGGGCACGACGAACTTCGTCGCCTCCATCCCGGTGGAAGTGAACGCGGGAATGATGGCGCGTGGACGCGAACGATACGACATCTACTGCGCGCCGTGCCATGGGGTGGCGGGTGATGGAAAGGGAATCACCACCAAATATGGCATGGCGATCATTGCGAATCTTCACGACAAGCGGATCGCGGAAATGTCGGATGGCGAACTGTTCAGCATCATCACCCATGGCAAGAACAACATGGGCTCCTACGCCGCGACGGTGCCGATCCCGGATCGCTGGGCGATCATTGCCTACACACGGGCCTTGCAACGCAGCCGGCTGGCGTTGATCGACGAAGTGCCTCCCGCCGCAAGGGCCGTTCTCAAGAAATAA
- a CDS encoding DUF3341 domain-containing protein, protein MTSSARAYGILAEYDTPADIMHAAEKVRDAGFRRWDVFTPFPIHGMDQAMGIKNSRVGWFSFVGGATGYTLGMLMIWFTNAIDYPLIVGGKPMFSPHAAFPPSYELTILLGAFGALFGMLFLNKLPRLYHPLLKHRRFALATHDKYFLVIETADPKYSESDIRQLLECSGCKRVEMVEE, encoded by the coding sequence ATGACCTCGAGCGCGAGAGCTTACGGCATCCTGGCCGAGTATGACACGCCTGCGGACATCATGCACGCGGCCGAGAAGGTGCGCGACGCGGGTTTCCGGCGCTGGGATGTGTTCACCCCGTTTCCGATTCACGGCATGGATCAGGCGATGGGGATCAAGAATTCCCGGGTCGGCTGGTTTTCTTTCGTGGGGGGCGCGACGGGATACACCCTCGGCATGCTCATGATTTGGTTCACCAATGCCATCGACTATCCGTTGATCGTAGGCGGCAAGCCGATGTTCAGTCCGCACGCCGCCTTCCCGCCGTCCTACGAGTTGACGATTCTGCTCGGGGCGTTCGGCGCCTTGTTTGGCATGCTTTTCCTGAACAAATTGCCCCGGCTGTATCACCCGTTGCTCAAGCATCGCCGTTTCGCCCTGGCGACCCACGACAAATACTTCCTCGTGATTGAAACCGCGGATCCCAAATACTCGGAATCCGACATCCGCCAGCTGCTCGAATGCAGCGGGTGCAAGCGGGTGGAAATGGTGGAGGAATAG
- a CDS encoding c-type cytochrome, with translation MNRGPLIFAGILLAMGTAWCGLIFAPHLQLGALQPAPSVGISSALYPTRLEGRSQQGAEVYRSLGCAHCHSQNVRGNVADLSRWGPRRTVSRDYLYDEPPLPGTLRIGPDLSNAGARQPDAAWHLAHLYQPRSKVVKSLMPPYPFLFEVRKIGEAPSPKALRLESPYAPPEGFEVVPKHEAEVLVAYLLDRKKSVALFEAPMPSSLKKEEAGATNAPTGAVAP, from the coding sequence GTGAATCGGGGTCCTTTGATTTTTGCGGGAATCCTGCTGGCGATGGGGACGGCTTGGTGCGGATTGATCTTTGCGCCGCATTTGCAGCTTGGCGCGCTGCAGCCCGCTCCTTCGGTCGGCATCTCGTCCGCGTTATACCCCACGAGGTTGGAGGGGCGCTCGCAGCAGGGGGCCGAGGTTTATCGCTCTCTGGGTTGCGCTCACTGCCACAGCCAGAATGTGCGGGGAAACGTGGCGGATCTGAGCCGATGGGGACCGCGCCGGACCGTGTCGCGCGATTATCTTTATGATGAGCCGCCGCTGCCGGGGACATTGCGGATCGGTCCGGATTTGTCCAATGCGGGTGCCCGGCAGCCGGACGCGGCCTGGCATTTGGCGCATCTTTATCAACCGCGCTCCAAGGTTGTGAAATCGCTCATGCCCCCGTATCCGTTTTTGTTTGAGGTGCGGAAGATTGGAGAAGCGCCTTCACCGAAGGCATTGCGATTGGAAAGTCCTTACGCGCCTCCGGAGGGCTTTGAAGTGGTTCCCAAGCATGAGGCGGAGGTGTTGGTCGCGTATCTTTTGGATCGGAAGAAGAGTGTGGCGCTTTTCGAGGCGCCGATGCCCTCGTCTTTGAAGAAGGAAGAAGCGGGAGCCACGAATGCTCCGACGGGTGCGGTTGCTCCCTAG
- a CDS encoding DUF3472 domain-containing protein yields MNSIFGLALAGMAVVLSVAAEVRVPAFTGYADPDADGARFSENSGVTAWRDPAVTVSWFGDMRERVTIDAAIELRLPENVVSKLRLTVAGQSRDAEVRGAGASVVTARFGTFEIKQPGYQRFTLASLNSVGQPFGDLSALVLAGVSTHNTHFNTKPRRNAASVHLSYLTPKGTHVAAFYCEMTGVADTIPTYYMACGWHRGYFGMQINSATERRIIFSVWDSGDEAVSRAKVNESNRVTLVAKGAGVYSGDFGNEGTGGHSHLKFMWKTGEPQKFVVTAQPTNNTFTIFSGYWFHPGNREWMLISSWKAPKDGGWLRGLYSFSEDFGGSRGHLPRKALYGNQWIRTDAGLWHEITTASFSHDVTGKADRLDRFMGVEKGQFFLHHGGFVEGYAQYGEKLTRPATGLAPVLQLPPLPDRNGY; encoded by the coding sequence ATGAACTCCATTTTCGGTTTAGCCCTTGCCGGGATGGCGGTGGTGCTCAGCGTGGCCGCCGAGGTGCGGGTGCCGGCTTTTACCGGTTATGCCGACCCCGATGCCGACGGAGCACGGTTTTCAGAGAACTCTGGTGTGACCGCATGGCGGGATCCGGCCGTAACGGTGAGCTGGTTCGGTGATATGAGAGAGCGCGTCACGATCGACGCCGCAATCGAGTTGCGCTTGCCCGAAAACGTGGTTTCCAAACTGCGCCTGACCGTCGCAGGCCAGTCTCGCGACGCGGAAGTGCGGGGCGCAGGGGCCAGCGTCGTTACGGCGAGATTCGGCACGTTCGAAATCAAGCAGCCGGGATACCAGCGGTTCACGCTCGCGTCGCTCAATTCCGTGGGACAGCCCTTCGGAGATCTCAGCGCGCTCGTGCTTGCAGGGGTCAGCACCCACAACACTCATTTCAACACCAAGCCTCGGCGGAACGCGGCCTCGGTTCATCTCAGTTACCTCACGCCGAAAGGCACCCATGTTGCCGCGTTCTATTGCGAAATGACCGGCGTCGCGGACACCATCCCGACTTACTACATGGCGTGCGGCTGGCACCGCGGATACTTCGGCATGCAGATCAACAGCGCCACGGAGCGCCGCATTATTTTCAGCGTCTGGGACAGCGGCGACGAAGCGGTCAGCCGAGCGAAGGTCAACGAGAGCAACCGTGTCACGCTCGTGGCCAAGGGGGCGGGCGTCTATTCGGGCGACTTCGGCAACGAAGGCACTGGGGGGCACAGCCACTTGAAATTCATGTGGAAAACCGGCGAGCCGCAGAAGTTCGTCGTGACGGCTCAGCCGACGAACAACACCTTCACCATTTTCTCCGGCTATTGGTTTCATCCCGGGAATAGGGAATGGATGCTGATCTCCTCATGGAAGGCTCCGAAGGACGGGGGGTGGCTGCGCGGGCTCTACTCTTTCAGCGAGGATTTTGGCGGCAGCCGCGGGCACTTGCCCCGCAAGGCGCTTTACGGCAACCAATGGATTCGCACGGATGCCGGGCTTTGGCATGAGATCACGACAGCCAGTTTCAGCCATGATGTTACGGGCAAGGCGGATCGGCTCGACCGTTTCATGGGGGTCGAGAAGGGCCAATTCTTTTTGCATCACGGGGGTTTCGTGGAGGGCTATGCGCAATACGGCGAGAAGTTGACCCGCCCCGCCACCGGTTTGGCTCCGGTTTTGCAACTGCCGCCCCTGCCGGATCGAAACGGCTATTGA
- a CDS encoding cytochrome c3 family protein gives MSDIFPKWTNRLPGQILVGALLVGSAVIGGVWYYATPKYTRVGYQPIQPVSFSHATHAGQLGIDCRYCHSAVEKSWYSNIPSSSTCMNCHNQVLKDDPRLALVRESASTGKPIPWVQVHKVPDYVYFNHSVHVTRGISCVECHGSIDKMDEVSHAKPLSMAFCLDCHRDPAAKIRPPDKITDLNWKWSEDPVKNAELQKQHGAQFVHDWKVESLQSCSACHR, from the coding sequence ATGTCAGATATCTTTCCCAAATGGACGAACAGGCTACCTGGCCAGATTTTGGTCGGGGCGCTGCTCGTGGGGAGTGCGGTCATCGGCGGAGTTTGGTACTACGCCACCCCGAAGTATACCCGCGTGGGTTATCAACCGATTCAGCCCGTTTCATTTTCCCACGCCACCCATGCCGGCCAGTTGGGCATTGATTGCCGGTATTGCCATTCGGCGGTTGAAAAGTCCTGGTACTCAAACATTCCCAGCAGCTCGACCTGCATGAACTGCCATAATCAAGTGCTCAAAGACGATCCGCGTCTGGCCTTGGTGCGGGAAAGCGCCTCCACCGGCAAGCCCATTCCCTGGGTGCAGGTCCATAAAGTTCCCGATTACGTCTATTTCAATCACTCCGTCCATGTGACCCGGGGCATCAGTTGCGTGGAATGCCATGGTTCTATCGATAAAATGGACGAGGTTTCGCACGCCAAGCCCTTGAGCATGGCTTTCTGTCTCGATTGCCATCGTGATCCGGCGGCGAAAATTCGTCCCCCGGACAAAATCACGGATTTAAATTGGAAATGGAGCGAGGATCCGGTGAAGAACGCCGAACTTCAGAAGCAACACGGCGCCCAGTTTGTGCATGACTGGAAAGTCGAATCCCTCCAGAGCTGCTCCGCCTGTCATCGATGA
- a CDS encoding hydrogenase — protein MSEAALPSSIKIAPPPAELEREPLVRNQRGIGWLSDQVAAIMEGKTPTWWWMAFVPSFGFMSLLGAMLIYQISVGVGVWGNNHPVMWGWDIINFVWWIGIGHAGTLISAILFLLRQKWRTAVNRAAEAMTIFAVMCAGIYPALHVGRVWFDWWLFPIPNSNGPVWPQFRSPLMWDVFAVSTYFTVSALFWYVGLIPDLAVMRDRAKTTIRKFLYGLFALGWTGSNRHWSNYEKAYLILAGLSTPLVLSVHSIVSLDFAVSQLPGWHTTIFPPYFVAGAIFSGFGMVLTLLVPLRKICKLEDVITMRHIDVMCKVTLATGSIVGYAYGMEFFIAWYSGSPYERFAFINRAIGPYAWGYWIMIGCNVLVPQLFWWKAIRRNVWIVFILSILVNIGMWFERFVIIVISLHREFLPSNWSYFKPTWVDICTFLGTFGLFFTMFLLFLRFLPMIAISEVKGVTPQADPHHPLGGAKEGGHH, from the coding sequence ATGTCCGAGGCGGCGTTACCCTCATCGATCAAGATCGCGCCCCCTCCGGCGGAGCTCGAACGCGAGCCGCTGGTCAGAAACCAACGCGGTATCGGGTGGCTCTCGGACCAGGTCGCCGCCATCATGGAGGGGAAAACCCCGACTTGGTGGTGGATGGCGTTCGTACCGAGCTTCGGCTTCATGAGCCTCCTCGGGGCCATGCTGATTTACCAGATCAGCGTGGGCGTTGGAGTCTGGGGCAACAACCACCCGGTCATGTGGGGTTGGGACATCATCAATTTCGTCTGGTGGATCGGTATCGGACACGCCGGCACCCTGATCTCAGCGATCTTATTCCTCCTCCGGCAAAAATGGCGCACCGCCGTCAATCGCGCCGCCGAAGCCATGACGATTTTCGCCGTCATGTGCGCTGGAATTTATCCCGCGCTGCACGTTGGCCGCGTCTGGTTCGATTGGTGGTTGTTCCCCATCCCGAACTCGAACGGCCCCGTCTGGCCGCAGTTTCGCTCGCCGTTGATGTGGGACGTGTTCGCGGTCTCGACTTACTTCACGGTATCCGCGCTCTTCTGGTACGTCGGGCTCATCCCTGACTTGGCGGTGATGCGGGACCGGGCGAAGACCACGATCCGCAAGTTCCTGTATGGCTTGTTCGCCCTCGGATGGACGGGTTCGAACCGGCACTGGAGCAACTACGAAAAGGCTTATTTGATTCTGGCGGGACTTTCCACGCCGCTGGTGTTGTCCGTGCACTCGATCGTTTCGCTGGACTTCGCGGTCTCCCAGCTTCCGGGCTGGCACACGACGATTTTCCCGCCGTATTTCGTGGCCGGCGCCATTTTCTCCGGATTCGGCATGGTGCTCACCCTGCTGGTGCCGTTGCGGAAGATCTGCAAGCTCGAGGACGTGATCACGATGAGGCACATCGATGTGATGTGCAAAGTGACGCTGGCGACGGGCTCGATCGTGGGTTACGCCTACGGGATGGAGTTCTTCATCGCCTGGTATAGCGGCAGTCCGTACGAGCGCTTCGCCTTCATCAACCGCGCCATCGGGCCCTACGCCTGGGGCTACTGGATCATGATTGGCTGCAACGTGCTTGTGCCGCAGCTCTTCTGGTGGAAGGCGATTCGGCGCAACGTCTGGATCGTGTTCATCCTTTCGATCCTGGTGAACATCGGCATGTGGTTCGAGCGCTTCGTCATCATCGTGATTTCGTTGCATCGGGAATTTCTGCCGTCCAACTGGTCCTACTTCAAACCGACCTGGGTGGATATCTGCACGTTCCTGGGCACATTCGGCCTGTTTTTCACCATGTTCCTTCTGTTCCTGAGATTTCTGCCCATGATCGCGATCTCTGAAGTGAAAGGGGTGACTCCACAGGCGGATCCCCACCATCCGCTGGGAGGCGCCAAGGAAGGAGGGCATCACTGA
- a CDS encoding cytochrome c, producing the protein MLRRVRLLPSQLMKSKSSKPPAPLIGPEPAEPQVGRSAIPLWLVMAVGVLFYLGSMYLEQTGGGFHAEVFEPHRSIKVVRDLQPKDEGGRLIALGKAKYEQTCQLCHQATGLGVVGQFPPLAGSEWVTTPGIARLTRIILHGVSGPIEVKGVKWEAAMPPFGSAFTDEEIAAIMAYIRTQKDWGNSASSVKVEDVAAIRKATGDRAPWTADELLKIPESE; encoded by the coding sequence ATGCTCCGACGGGTGCGGTTGCTCCCTAGCCAGCTCATGAAGTCAAAATCTTCCAAGCCCCCCGCGCCGTTGATCGGACCTGAGCCTGCCGAGCCGCAGGTGGGACGTTCCGCGATCCCGCTCTGGCTTGTGATGGCGGTAGGCGTGCTGTTTTATTTGGGGTCGATGTACCTCGAACAAACGGGGGGTGGATTTCACGCCGAAGTTTTTGAGCCTCACCGTTCGATCAAAGTGGTGCGGGATTTGCAGCCGAAAGATGAGGGTGGCCGTTTGATCGCCCTAGGCAAGGCAAAGTATGAGCAAACTTGCCAGTTGTGCCACCAGGCTACGGGTTTGGGAGTGGTTGGCCAGTTTCCCCCTTTGGCGGGTTCGGAATGGGTCACCACGCCAGGCATTGCAAGACTGACTCGAATCATTTTGCACGGAGTGAGCGGACCGATCGAAGTGAAAGGTGTCAAATGGGAGGCCGCCATGCCGCCTTTCGGTAGCGCGTTCACCGACGAAGAGATTGCGGCGATTATGGCCTACATTCGCACTCAGAAGGACTGGGGTAATAGTGCATCGAGCGTCAAGGTTGAGGACGTGGCCGCCATTCGAAAGGCCACAGGCGACCGAGCTCCCTGGACGGCCGATGAATTATTGAAGATTCCCGAATCGGAATAA
- a CDS encoding NADH-quinone oxidoreductase subunit N, with the protein MNFSWSSLYLEFATVGLGLAILVADLWTPVEHKRKLGFAAAGGLLLLLLASFVPAWEPAPGASFGGMITMDPLALFFKRLFLAAGFVVALMTIEFAPQIKAGIAEYHTLQLMALAGMLFAASATDLSMMFVCLELITVSFYVLTSFQRGKTASLEAGVKYLIIGALSSGFLVFGIALVFGTSNSTRFQDIALKAPALIANKLFLAGLILVLGGFLFKIAAVPLHMWAPDVYQGAPAPTTALLSVGSKAAGFVLLVRWTFSVVPDVALKWEKLLLAIAGCTILYGSLCALPQRDLKRLLGYSSIANAGFLLLGVAAMTPAGSTAILFYLGTYAFAVLGIFTVITLLSGQQTSVDFNSLAGLSKRSPYMAACLTLCVVSLAGIPPLVGFTGKFLLIKSALEQGVSFTSYYALVGVALFGVVASFYYYFGLIRAAYWAPHNPSMPALPVSTLAGFGLGACAAAVVVLGIVPKPLLAAAEAAVKALRN; encoded by the coding sequence ATGAACTTTTCCTGGTCGTCACTTTACCTCGAGTTCGCCACGGTTGGCCTGGGCCTCGCCATTTTGGTGGCGGATCTGTGGACGCCGGTGGAACATAAGCGGAAGCTGGGGTTCGCGGCCGCGGGAGGTCTGCTCCTGTTGTTGCTGGCCTCTTTCGTGCCCGCTTGGGAGCCGGCCCCGGGGGCTTCCTTCGGAGGGATGATCACGATGGATCCGCTGGCCCTGTTCTTCAAACGCCTGTTTCTGGCCGCGGGATTCGTGGTGGCCTTGATGACAATCGAGTTTGCTCCTCAAATCAAAGCCGGCATCGCCGAATATCACACCCTGCAATTGATGGCGCTCGCCGGCATGCTGTTCGCAGCGTCCGCCACGGACTTGAGCATGATGTTCGTCTGCCTGGAGCTGATCACGGTCAGCTTTTATGTGCTGACCAGTTTTCAGCGCGGCAAAACCGCGAGTCTCGAGGCCGGCGTGAAGTATCTCATCATCGGTGCTCTCTCCTCGGGATTTCTGGTTTTCGGGATTGCGCTCGTCTTCGGAACTTCCAACAGCACCCGCTTCCAGGACATCGCCCTCAAAGCGCCGGCGCTCATTGCAAACAAACTGTTTCTCGCGGGCTTGATCCTGGTCCTGGGCGGATTCCTGTTCAAAATTGCCGCCGTCCCCCTGCACATGTGGGCTCCGGATGTTTATCAAGGCGCCCCGGCTCCCACGACGGCGCTTTTATCCGTGGGCTCGAAGGCGGCGGGCTTTGTGCTGTTGGTCCGTTGGACCTTTTCGGTCGTTCCGGATGTGGCGTTGAAGTGGGAAAAACTCCTGCTGGCCATCGCGGGCTGCACGATCCTTTATGGCAGTCTCTGCGCGCTGCCTCAGCGCGATCTGAAACGCCTGCTGGGCTATTCCAGCATAGCCAACGCGGGGTTCCTGTTGCTGGGTGTCGCCGCCATGACCCCGGCGGGATCCACCGCCATTCTTTTTTATCTCGGAACTTATGCCTTCGCGGTGCTGGGGATCTTCACCGTGATAACTCTTCTGAGCGGACAGCAGACTTCGGTGGATTTCAACTCGCTCGCCGGACTTTCCAAACGCTCACCCTACATGGCGGCGTGCCTGACTCTTTGCGTGGTATCCTTGGCCGGCATCCCCCCCTTGGTGGGATTCACGGGCAAGTTTCTGCTGATCAAATCCGCGCTGGAACAGGGTGTTTCTTTCACTTCGTATTACGCCCTCGTCGGCGTGGCACTCTTCGGCGTCGTCGCCTCGTTTTATTACTACTTCGGCCTGATCCGCGCCGCCTACTGGGCGCCGCACAACCCATCCATGCCAGCCCTGCCCGTGTCCACCTTGGCCGGATTCGGCCTGGGAGCGTGTGCGGCTGCGGTGGTGGTGTTGGGAATCGTTCCCAAACCGCTCCTGGCTGCGGCCGAAGCCGCCGTCAAGGCTCTGCGCAACTGA
- a CDS encoding 4Fe-4S dicluster domain-containing protein yields MKTIPPPCPEPESGPQYWRSLEQLSDSPQFRQWVEREFPHGAGEMSDPHSRRHFMRIMAASFLLAGAGGMGSGCRRPEEKILPFGKAPENYIHGVPQYFATSRPSRGTAFPLVARSNDGRPTKVEGNAQFPGQAGGTDVYTQASILDLYDPDRSLKVTQAGNTRKREAGIDFLAELARKGQSSLGAGIAFLSDRSSSPSRHRLQSEILAKWPAARWFEHEAVDFEVHREAARAAFGPDPSGATGMRPVVSPVYRLEKASRIVTLDADILGSEEESARLIQGYAHGRRLEKPTDPLSRLYAVESLMTLTGGNADHRLRVVPSLVPAIAARLAQEVLRVTGALGEAVSPLSGVAGPASAHEKWIVECAKDLAAHKGSSLVVAGYRQPLAVHLMAHAINAALGAVGTTLELRPLMAPASGSLPELAALLNRGQVDTLVILNDNPVYSAPADLDWASTQRKAKTVVRLGFYQDETGLAADWHFPATHYLESWSDGRTADGTLVPVQPLIAPLFDGVMELEFLARLAGLPVTSAYEIVRTTFKAQSLAGDPEQAWKKFLHDGYLEGSAPKPVAASFKVSALVSSLASLTPPAPASAEKLEVVFFRDSRVDDGRQNNNGWLQELPDPVTKMVWENVVLLSQKTADDLKLQIVDREDNNLRVPWVRVILAGRNVEGPAWIQPGMADHTVGLALGYGRGKAGRVGQNTGYNAYKIRPAGSLHRAAGAQVQFLENLHPLSTTQNHWAMEGRPIVREANLEQFKERPDFAKGMNMHEPPGLRGKDGQLEPLYQNPLDIPGPDGKSPRDRATHAWGMSIDLNTCVGCSACMIACQGENNIPIVGKNQVSRNREMHWIRLDRYYAGEVADPQMILQPMLCQHCESAPCENVCPVNATVHDEEGLNVMAYNRCVGTRYCSNNCPYKVRRFNYVDYNRRPLHLLAGPFYTTPLLHSTDGEWDLIRWWKNPDRGIRPDDEWELLKLVKNPDVTVRMRGVMEKCTFCVQRIEQAKIAQKVKAGPQGNIEVPDGTIKTACEQACPSGAIVFGNMKDPNSRVSKLKAQQRDYTVLEFLATKPRITYLAKIRNPNPAMPDYAKSPGSFKEWEGMGNKLGHHGAAHGTPGGYAADKKGAH; encoded by the coding sequence ATGAAAACCATTCCCCCGCCTTGTCCCGAGCCGGAGTCCGGCCCTCAATATTGGCGCAGTTTGGAGCAATTATCCGATTCGCCCCAGTTCCGCCAATGGGTTGAACGGGAGTTTCCCCATGGCGCGGGCGAGATGTCCGATCCGCATTCGCGCCGCCATTTCATGCGGATCATGGCCGCTTCCTTTCTCCTTGCTGGAGCGGGCGGCATGGGAAGCGGGTGTCGGCGTCCCGAGGAAAAGATTCTTCCGTTCGGCAAAGCTCCTGAGAATTACATCCACGGAGTTCCCCAATATTTCGCCACTTCAAGGCCGTCGCGTGGAACGGCCTTCCCGCTCGTGGCTCGTTCCAACGATGGTCGCCCCACCAAAGTTGAGGGCAATGCCCAGTTCCCCGGGCAGGCCGGCGGAACGGATGTTTACACTCAAGCTTCGATTCTGGACCTCTATGATCCGGATCGTTCGTTGAAGGTGACGCAGGCCGGGAACACCCGGAAACGCGAGGCGGGAATCGATTTTCTCGCTGAACTGGCACGCAAAGGACAGAGTTCTTTGGGGGCAGGGATCGCTTTCTTGAGCGACCGCAGCAGTTCCCCATCCCGCCATCGGCTGCAATCCGAAATTCTGGCCAAGTGGCCTGCCGCCCGCTGGTTCGAACATGAGGCGGTCGATTTCGAAGTTCATCGGGAGGCGGCCAGGGCCGCATTCGGGCCTGATCCCAGCGGCGCCACGGGAATGCGACCCGTCGTTTCCCCAGTGTATCGCCTGGAGAAGGCCAGCCGCATCGTGACGCTCGATGCGGATATTCTCGGCTCCGAAGAGGAGTCGGCCCGCCTCATCCAGGGCTATGCCCATGGCCGCAGGCTGGAGAAGCCGACGGATCCGTTGAGCCGGCTTTATGCCGTGGAATCGCTGATGACCTTGACGGGTGGCAACGCGGATCACCGTTTGCGCGTGGTTCCCAGCTTGGTGCCCGCCATTGCGGCGCGTCTCGCCCAGGAAGTTCTGCGCGTTACGGGCGCGCTCGGCGAGGCCGTGAGCCCGCTTTCAGGCGTCGCGGGGCCGGCTTCGGCCCACGAAAAGTGGATCGTGGAATGCGCCAAGGATCTGGCGGCGCATAAAGGTTCTTCTTTGGTTGTCGCGGGTTACCGGCAGCCGCTGGCCGTGCATTTGATGGCCCACGCCATCAACGCCGCGCTCGGTGCGGTTGGCACAACCCTCGAATTGCGACCCTTGATGGCTCCCGCGTCGGGATCTCTCCCCGAACTGGCCGCCTTGCTGAATCGAGGCCAAGTCGACACCCTGGTCATCCTCAACGACAATCCGGTTTATTCTGCTCCTGCCGATCTCGATTGGGCCTCCACCCAGCGGAAGGCCAAGACCGTGGTTCGGCTCGGTTTTTACCAGGACGAGACCGGCCTCGCTGCTGACTGGCATTTTCCGGCCACCCATTATCTGGAAAGCTGGAGCGACGGGCGCACCGCCGATGGCACACTCGTGCCGGTGCAGCCGCTGATCGCTCCTCTGTTCGACGGCGTGATGGAGTTGGAGTTTCTGGCCCGCCTCGCCGGTTTGCCGGTGACGAGCGCATACGAAATTGTCCGGACCACCTTCAAGGCCCAAAGCCTTGCGGGCGACCCCGAGCAAGCTTGGAAGAAGTTTCTGCACGACGGTTACCTCGAAGGCAGCGCCCCGAAACCGGTCGCTGCATCCTTCAAGGTTTCCGCGCTGGTTTCCTCTCTGGCTAGTTTGACACCCCCCGCTCCCGCTTCCGCGGAGAAGTTGGAAGTCGTTTTCTTCCGGGACAGCAGAGTCGATGACGGACGCCAGAACAACAACGGCTGGTTGCAGGAGCTTCCGGATCCCGTCACGAAGATGGTTTGGGAAAATGTCGTGCTGCTCAGCCAGAAGACCGCCGACGATCTCAAACTTCAAATCGTCGATCGAGAGGACAACAATTTGCGCGTGCCGTGGGTGAGAGTGATCCTCGCCGGGCGCAACGTGGAAGGCCCCGCGTGGATTCAGCCCGGCATGGCGGATCACACCGTGGGGCTGGCCCTGGGCTACGGACGTGGCAAGGCGGGCCGGGTTGGGCAAAACACGGGCTACAACGCCTATAAAATTCGCCCCGCCGGGTCACTGCATCGCGCCGCGGGAGCTCAGGTTCAGTTCCTGGAGAACCTCCACCCGTTGTCCACCACCCAGAATCACTGGGCGATGGAAGGCCGCCCGATCGTTCGCGAGGCCAATCTGGAGCAGTTCAAGGAACGCCCCGATTTCGCGAAGGGCATGAACATGCACGAGCCTCCCGGCCTTCGCGGCAAGGACGGTCAGCTCGAACCCCTCTATCAGAATCCACTCGATATTCCGGGTCCGGACGGCAAATCGCCGCGGGACCGCGCCACGCATGCCTGGGGGATGTCGATCGATCTCAACACGTGCGTGGGCTGCTCGGCCTGCATGATTGCCTGCCAGGGTGAAAACAACATCCCCATCGTCGGAAAGAATCAAGTGTCCCGCAACCGCGAGATGCACTGGATCCGGCTGGACCGCTATTACGCCGGCGAAGTGGCCGATCCGCAGATGATCTTGCAGCCGATGCTTTGCCAGCATTGCGAGAGCGCCCCGTGCGAGAACGTGTGCCCGGTGAACGCCACCGTGCATGACGAGGAAGGCCTGAACGTCATGGCCTACAACCGGTGCGTGGGCACGCGTTACTGCTCGAACAACTGCCCCTACAAGGTTCGCCGGTTCAATTACGTCGACTACAACCGCCGCCCCTTGCACTTGCTGGCCGGCCCGTTCTATACCACGCCGCTTCTGCACTCGACGGACGGCGAATGGGACTTGATCCGATGGTGGAAGAATCCGGATCGAGGCATTCGCCCGGACGACGAATGGGAGCTGCTCAAGCTCGTCAAGAATCCGGATGTCACCGTGCGCATGCGCGGCGTCATGGAGAAATGCACTTTCTGCGTGCAGAGAATCGAGCAGGCCAAGATCGCGCAGAAGGTCAAGGCCGGCCCGCAAGGCAACATCGAGGTGCCCGACGGGACGATCAAGACCGCGTGCGAACAAGCGTGTCCGTCCGGCGCCATCGTGTTTGGCAACATGAAGGATCCCAACAGCCGGGTTTCGAAGCTCAAGGCGCAGCAGCGCGATTACACCGTGCTGGAATTTCTGGCCACGAAGCCGCGCATCACTTATCTGGCGAAGATTCGCAATCCGAATCCCGCCATGCCCGATTACGCGAAATCGCCGGGCAGTTTCAAGGAATGGGAAGGCATGGGGAACAAGCTGGGCCACCATGGCGCAGCCCACGGCACCCCCGGTGGTTACGCGGCTGATAAGAAAGGAGCGCACTAA